The following proteins come from a genomic window of Pyxidicoccus sp. MSG2:
- a CDS encoding SET domain-containing protein, translating to MLRVKTYIAQSGIHGVGLFAGAPIAGGTVIWGFDPPVDQRFTPDDVKQMPPMMKTFLSRYAYSDRGTLVLCGDHARFMNHSPQPNCGNDPTRQYTLALRDIAQGEELTDNYVTMEDSWEPFAGIIEPERM from the coding sequence ATGCTCCGTGTGAAGACGTACATCGCACAGTCAGGCATCCATGGGGTCGGTCTGTTCGCGGGTGCTCCCATCGCCGGGGGCACTGTCATCTGGGGGTTCGACCCGCCGGTGGACCAGCGCTTCACGCCGGACGACGTGAAGCAGATGCCGCCGATGATGAAGACCTTCCTGTCCCGCTACGCGTACAGCGACCGGGGCACGCTGGTGCTGTGCGGTGACCACGCGCGCTTCATGAACCACTCGCCCCAGCCGAACTGTGGCAATGACCCGACCCGCCAGTACACGCTGGCGCTCCGGGACATCGCCCAGGGCGAGGAACTGACCGACAACTACGTCACCATGGAGGACAGCTGGGAGCCGTTCGCCGGCATCATCGAGCCCGAGCGGATGTGA
- a CDS encoding DUF2252 domain-containing protein has translation MDSEDPSTELGAAKVPLVSAERQQKVRRTPRGKKPSVLARGDFRSVDERMAAGRALRKRCPRSVHALWKPFRGREPLEQLRLSDATRLPWLVPVRHERMAESSFAFLRGTPFVMARDLARTPVSGLRSQLCGDAHLANFGLFGTPERRLIFDLNDFDETLPGPFEWDVKRLAASCVVAARQNGLGGGKKAARHAVRAYRRMMRELAPQGLLEVWSRGVDAEQLMRDCSSPDGLAQQAVEKALRRTSAHAVEKLTEERDGQRHLAYQPPLLFPLASVKMGISAAELRRRMKRLALGYLASLDGAMRDLCLRYQQREWGFKVVGVGSVGLQAYVVLCEGNGGNDPLVLQVKEAQASVLEPHLGPSGFRSHGERVVVGQKRMQAFSDLFLGWTEIEGMGTFYVRQLRDMKGSLDVEKMEPDVFLEYAESCGATLARAHARTGDAAAIAGYLGSSTCFDEAVADFACAYADQVDEDYGRFIDTPETGKLH, from the coding sequence ATGGATTCGGAGGACCCATCCACCGAGCTGGGGGCTGCAAAGGTTCCGCTGGTATCCGCCGAGAGGCAGCAGAAGGTTCGCCGTACACCGCGAGGCAAGAAGCCCTCGGTGCTGGCGCGGGGTGACTTCCGGAGTGTCGATGAGCGCATGGCCGCGGGCCGGGCCCTGCGCAAGCGCTGTCCCCGGAGTGTCCATGCCCTGTGGAAGCCCTTCCGGGGGCGGGAGCCGCTGGAGCAGCTCCGCCTCTCCGATGCGACGCGGCTGCCGTGGCTCGTCCCCGTGCGCCACGAGCGCATGGCGGAGTCGAGCTTCGCCTTCCTCCGGGGCACGCCCTTCGTCATGGCGAGAGACCTGGCGCGCACACCGGTGAGCGGCCTGCGCAGTCAGCTCTGCGGAGACGCGCACCTGGCCAACTTCGGCCTCTTCGGCACGCCGGAGCGCCGCCTCATCTTCGACCTCAATGACTTCGACGAGACGCTGCCCGGCCCCTTCGAGTGGGACGTGAAGCGACTGGCGGCGAGCTGCGTGGTGGCGGCGAGGCAGAACGGGCTCGGCGGTGGGAAGAAGGCGGCCCGGCACGCGGTGAGGGCCTACCGGCGGATGATGCGCGAGCTCGCCCCGCAGGGGCTGCTGGAGGTCTGGTCCCGGGGCGTGGATGCGGAGCAGCTCATGCGCGACTGCTCCAGTCCGGATGGACTCGCGCAGCAGGCCGTGGAGAAGGCCCTGCGCCGCACCAGCGCCCACGCGGTGGAGAAGCTCACCGAGGAACGCGACGGTCAGCGGCACCTCGCGTACCAGCCTCCGCTGCTCTTCCCGCTCGCCTCGGTGAAGATGGGCATCTCCGCGGCGGAGCTGCGCCGACGGATGAAGCGACTGGCGCTGGGCTACCTGGCCTCGCTGGACGGCGCCATGAGGGACCTCTGCCTGCGGTACCAGCAGCGCGAGTGGGGCTTCAAGGTGGTGGGCGTGGGCAGCGTGGGGCTCCAGGCCTACGTGGTGCTGTGCGAGGGCAACGGCGGCAATGACCCGCTGGTGCTCCAGGTGAAGGAGGCACAGGCCTCCGTGCTGGAGCCCCACCTGGGCCCGAGCGGCTTCCGGAGCCACGGCGAGCGCGTGGTGGTGGGGCAGAAGCGGATGCAGGCCTTCTCGGACCTGTTCCTCGGGTGGACGGAGATAGAGGGGATGGGGACCTTCTACGTCCGGCAGCTGCGCGACATGAAGGGCTCGCTGGACGTGGAGAAGATGGAGCCGGACGTATTCCTCGAGTACGCGGAGTCCTGCGGCGCCACGCTGGCCCGTGCCCACGCGCGCACGGGAGATGCCGCCGCCATCGCCGGCTACCTGGGCAGCAGCACCTGTTTCGATGAAGCCGTGGCCGACTTCGCCTGCGCCTACGCGGACCAGGTGGATGAGGACTACGGGCGCTTCATCGACACGCCGGAGACGGGGAAGTTGCACTGA
- a CDS encoding phthiocerol/phthiodiolone dimycocerosyl transferase family protein encodes MAVARALSPNEAEFEFYNRRLSGALQMQLCLRMSGPLSFDIVQRALRLLQQEHTLLQARIAGPEGGLHYEVDPALRLPARQVPRTGADQWREVIREELNASLDSSEGLMRVSYVPAGAGTDLHDLVIKSHHGIMDAAAMMRVYGRLMELCGELATGKEPTPMAPRPVSPPTTELLPLKGLSLGLKKARFMAYMLRTMMTKKPRPMPIVDFAPVGQQQSSFEHLRVPADVLAPLVERAREERSSITAALAAAMLLTIRKGLPGEGPLNLAWLSPLSYRNAIKSEFADPSNLAFAFGTGMFVNSVDARSGTFWDLARATKANIEDAVKSQLHYTTPHMAKMRLSFFEKEQPPAMVLSFSNMGTFQVADTFGPLTLREVQFTPAIRGYGPLWVVHAYTYREELYIHLGFAQPLLRPEAARAWLDSVVGYLKDSLAR; translated from the coding sequence ATGGCCGTGGCCCGCGCGCTGAGCCCCAACGAAGCGGAGTTCGAGTTCTACAACCGTCGGCTGAGCGGCGCGCTGCAGATGCAGCTCTGCCTGCGGATGAGCGGGCCCCTCTCGTTCGACATCGTCCAGCGCGCGCTGCGGTTGCTCCAGCAGGAGCACACGCTGCTCCAGGCCCGCATCGCCGGCCCCGAGGGTGGCCTGCACTACGAGGTGGACCCGGCCCTGCGCCTTCCCGCCCGACAGGTGCCCCGCACCGGGGCCGACCAGTGGCGCGAGGTGATTCGCGAGGAACTCAACGCGTCCCTGGACTCCTCCGAGGGGCTGATGCGGGTCAGCTACGTTCCCGCCGGAGCGGGGACGGACCTGCACGACCTCGTCATCAAGTCGCACCACGGCATCATGGACGCGGCGGCGATGATGCGCGTCTACGGTCGGCTGATGGAGCTGTGCGGCGAGCTGGCCACGGGGAAGGAGCCCACGCCGATGGCGCCGCGTCCCGTCTCGCCGCCGACGACGGAGTTGCTGCCGCTCAAGGGGCTGTCGCTGGGCCTGAAGAAGGCCCGCTTCATGGCGTACATGCTGCGGACGATGATGACGAAGAAGCCTCGGCCGATGCCGATTGTCGACTTCGCGCCCGTCGGCCAGCAGCAGTCCAGCTTCGAGCACCTGCGGGTGCCGGCGGACGTCCTCGCGCCCCTGGTGGAGCGGGCGCGCGAGGAGCGCAGCTCCATCACCGCTGCGCTCGCGGCGGCGATGCTGCTCACCATCCGCAAGGGCCTGCCGGGCGAGGGGCCCCTGAATCTCGCGTGGCTCTCACCGCTCAGCTACCGGAACGCCATCAAGTCTGAGTTCGCCGACCCGTCGAACCTGGCCTTCGCCTTTGGCACGGGCATGTTCGTCAACAGCGTGGACGCGCGCAGCGGCACGTTCTGGGACCTGGCCCGCGCGACGAAGGCCAACATCGAGGACGCGGTGAAGAGCCAGCTGCACTACACCACTCCGCACATGGCGAAGATGCGGCTGAGCTTCTTCGAGAAGGAGCAGCCGCCCGCCATGGTGCTGTCCTTCTCCAACATGGGCACCTTCCAGGTGGCGGACACCTTCGGTCCGCTGACGCTCCGGGAGGTGCAGTTCACCCCCGCCATCCGCGGCTACGGGCCGCTGTGGGTCGTGCACGCGTACACGTATCGCGAGGAGCTATACATCCACCTGGGCTTTGCCCAGCCCCTGCTGCGTCCCGAGGCAGCGCGCGCCTGGTTGGACTCCGTTGTCGGCTACCTGAAGGACTCGCTGGCAAGGTAG